ACACGGTGCGGAGCTGTGCCGACGACCTGCCCCGGGAGCGTCGGGAACGGCCATGCCTCGACTATTACATCGGCCGCTGCAAGGCCCCCTGCATGGGCTGGCAGGACGTTGCCGAATACCGCCAGATGGTGGAGGACGTGCTGGGCTTCCTGGAAGGCCGGACGCAGGACGTGCGCGCACGGGTGCGGGAGGCGATGCTGGCGGCGAGCGTGCGGGAAGACTACGAGCGCGCCAAGGAGCTGCGCGACGCTCTCCGCTGGCTCGACCGGCTGGAGGAGCCCGCCAGCGTGGAGATCATCGGCACCGGCGACGCCGACGTGGTGGGCTATGCCCGCGATGGCGACGACGCGGCCGGCGTGCTGATCCGGGTCCGCGATGGCGCCGTGCTCGGTCGGGAGCACCGCTTTCTCGAGGGCCTGGAGGAAGAGGAGGATGGCGCCGTGCTCGCCGCCTTCCTGGTCCGCTACTACGTGCCCGCCGCCGAACGGGCGAAACGGCTGGTCGTTCCGTTTCCGCCGGAGGACTGGGATGCTCTGCGGGCACTGCTTCCGGACGTCGACTGGAATATTCCCCAGCGCGGCACGGCGCACCGCTGGCTGGAGCTGGCGGACCAGAACGCGCGGCATCTCCTGGAGAGTCTCAAGATTGAGTCGTTCGAGACCGAGGAGCGCTCGGAAGACCCGGTGTATGCCCTGGGTCGCGATCTCGGCATGAGCGTGGTGCCTCGCAGTTTGGTATGCGTCGACATCTCCCACAACCAGGGCCGCGATACGGTCGGGTCGCTGGTGTGGTTCGAGGCCGGACGCCCTCGGAAGAGCGAGTATCGCAAGTTCAAGATCCAGGGGCTCGGACAGCAGGACGATTTCGCCGCCATCCAGGAGGTGCTCACCCGCTACCTCACCCGCAGGCGCGACGAGCAGCTTCCTATGCCCGACCTCTTCGTCATCGATGGCGGCAAGGGCCAGCTCA
This is a stretch of genomic DNA from Gemmatimonadales bacterium. It encodes these proteins:
- the uvrC gene encoding excinuclease ABC subunit UvrC, which produces MTAPHISDALQRKLDTLPEGPGVYLWKDAGGEILYVGKAKRLRSRVRSYFAADFEASPKNQLLQRLIADVETIVVPSEPQSLILENNLIKEYRPRFNVRLKDDKSYPSIAVTLGEPFPRVLVTRRRDISGARYFGPYTDVGQLRKTLAIIRRLYTVRSCADDLPRERRERPCLDYYIGRCKAPCMGWQDVAEYRQMVEDVLGFLEGRTQDVRARVREAMLAASVREDYERAKELRDALRWLDRLEEPASVEIIGTGDADVVGYARDGDDAAGVLIRVRDGAVLGREHRFLEGLEEEEDGAVLAAFLVRYYVPAAERAKRLVVPFPPEDWDALRALLPDVDWNIPQRGTAHRWLELADQNARHLLESLKIESFETEERSEDPVYALGRDLGMSVVPRSLVCVDISHNQGRDTVGSLVWFEAGRPRKSEYRKFKIQGLGQQDDFAAIQEVLTRYLTRRRDEQLPMPDLFVIDGGKGQLNAALEAAEQLGLGGIPMVSLAKREEEVFLPGKPESLRLTRRSPSLRLLQRARDEAHRFGLAYNRKRRTQRTITSELLNIPGVGPRRRRQLLERFGSLAGVRSASVSELATLPGFSTRLAERVLSHLQASQ